Proteins encoded together in one Mycobacterium noviomagense window:
- a CDS encoding acyltransferase has translation MTTMWGAPLHRRWRGSMLRDPRQAKFLTMASLKWVLTNRAWTPWYLVRYWRLLKFKLANPHIITRGMVFLGKDVEIHCTPELAQLEIGRWVHIGDKNTIRAHEGSLRFGDKVVLGRDNVINTYLDIEIGDSVLMADWCYICDFDHRMDNIMMPIKDQGIVKSPVRIGPDTWVAAKVTVLRGTTIGRGCVLGSHAVVKGNIPDYSIAVGAPAKVVKNRQLAWETSAAQRAELATALADIERKKAAR, from the coding sequence ATGACCACCATGTGGGGAGCACCGCTGCATCGGCGCTGGCGGGGATCTATGCTGCGCGACCCACGACAGGCCAAGTTCCTGACCATGGCATCGCTGAAGTGGGTATTGACCAACCGCGCGTGGACCCCGTGGTATCTCGTGCGTTACTGGCGGCTGCTGAAATTCAAGCTGGCCAACCCGCACATCATCACCCGCGGCATGGTGTTCCTCGGGAAAGACGTCGAGATTCACTGCACCCCGGAGCTGGCACAGCTGGAGATCGGCCGCTGGGTCCACATTGGCGACAAGAACACGATCCGCGCCCACGAGGGGTCACTTCGGTTCGGCGACAAGGTGGTGCTTGGCCGCGACAACGTCATCAACACCTACCTCGATATCGAGATCGGCGATTCGGTGCTGATGGCCGACTGGTGCTACATCTGCGATTTCGACCATCGGATGGACAACATCATGATGCCGATCAAAGACCAGGGCATCGTCAAGAGCCCGGTACGGATCGGGCCGGACACCTGGGTAGCCGCGAAGGTGACCGTGCTGCGCGGCACCACGATCGGCCGCGGGTGTGTGCTCGGATCGCACGCCGTGGTCAAGGGCAACATCCCGGATTACTCGATTGCGGTCGGCGCACCGGCCAAGGTGGTCAAGAATCGGCAGCTGGCGTGGGAGACCTCGGCGGCGCAGCGTGCAGAACTGGCGACGGCGCTGGCCGACATCGAACGCAAAAAAGCTGCCCGCTAG
- a CDS encoding TspO/MBR family protein encodes MTMRTLGATTLGVAAAAAAGSIASRTHTSAWYTRLTKPAYVPPSGVFPIAWTSLYADIAGTSAVVIDRLRTAGQPRKARRYISALVVNLLLNAGWSWLFFRYRRLGLSAVGAAALALSSADLTKRTAEAEPRAGLVLLPYPLWCAFATVMSAHTWRLNR; translated from the coding sequence ATGACGATGCGCACCTTGGGAGCAACAACGCTGGGCGTCGCTGCGGCCGCAGCGGCCGGCAGCATCGCCAGCCGCACGCATACATCTGCCTGGTACACGCGGCTGACCAAGCCTGCGTACGTCCCCCCAAGTGGTGTGTTCCCGATCGCCTGGACTTCGCTGTATGCCGACATCGCGGGAACCTCGGCGGTGGTCATTGACCGGTTGCGCACCGCCGGCCAACCTCGCAAGGCACGCCGCTACATCTCTGCGCTGGTCGTCAATTTGCTGCTCAACGCGGGATGGAGTTGGTTGTTTTTCCGCTACCGCCGACTCGGCTTGTCGGCGGTGGGCGCCGCTGCGCTGGCTCTCAGCAGCGCCGACTTGACCAAGCGCACCGCCGAGGCCGAGCCGCGGGCCGGGCTGGTGCTGTTGCCGTATCCGCTGTGGTGTGCTTTCGCCACCGTCATGTCCGCCCATACCTGGCGGCTCAACCGCTAG
- the fni gene encoding type 2 isopentenyl-diphosphate Delta-isomerase has translation MTFDESALPTRKRRHIDVCLGDDVSYRGVTTGLERYQLPYNALTQTSLAQVDLSTDFLGARLRAPVLIGAMTGGSDLSATINRNLAAAAQRLGIGMMLGSQRIMLDNALGEQAAASFTVRDLAPDILLIGNIGLAQLTKCAVPDIEKALDRVGADALAVHTNPLQEAVQYNGDTNFSGSLERLRDVAADLRFPMLLKEVGHGIGADAVAQLLGPAGEPAVAAIDVAGAGGTSWSRVEQFVRYGEIRYPDLAEWGIPTARAIVEVRQALPAIPLVASGGIRTGMDAAKALALGADVVAVARPLLAPAIESAAAATTWLHRFIDELRICLHGCGAPDLHGLRDVGVTLAPSPQAG, from the coding sequence ATGACGTTTGACGAGTCCGCACTGCCCACCCGGAAGCGACGCCATATCGACGTGTGCCTCGGTGACGACGTTTCCTACCGTGGTGTCACGACCGGGCTGGAGCGCTATCAGCTGCCCTACAATGCGCTGACCCAGACCAGCCTGGCGCAGGTCGATTTGTCCACCGACTTTCTCGGTGCGCGGTTACGGGCCCCGGTACTGATCGGCGCAATGACCGGCGGCTCCGATCTGTCGGCCACGATCAACCGCAACCTGGCCGCAGCAGCGCAGCGGCTCGGAATCGGCATGATGCTCGGGTCGCAGCGGATCATGCTCGACAACGCACTCGGTGAGCAGGCCGCAGCCAGTTTCACCGTCCGCGATCTGGCACCGGATATCTTGCTGATCGGCAATATCGGCTTAGCGCAACTGACGAAGTGCGCGGTGCCGGATATCGAGAAGGCGCTCGACCGCGTTGGCGCCGATGCACTTGCCGTGCATACGAATCCGTTGCAGGAGGCGGTCCAGTACAACGGCGACACCAATTTCTCGGGATCACTCGAGAGGTTGCGCGACGTCGCCGCCGACCTCCGATTTCCGATGCTACTCAAGGAAGTTGGGCATGGGATAGGCGCCGATGCGGTGGCCCAGTTGCTGGGTCCTGCCGGGGAGCCGGCGGTGGCGGCCATCGATGTCGCCGGTGCGGGAGGCACATCATGGTCGCGGGTCGAGCAGTTCGTCCGCTACGGCGAGATCCGCTACCCCGACCTGGCCGAATGGGGTATCCCGACTGCACGCGCGATCGTGGAGGTGCGTCAAGCGCTGCCGGCTATCCCCCTTGTTGCCTCCGGCGGCATCCGCACCGGTATGGATGCTGCCAAGGCGCTCGCGTTGGGCGCAGACGTGGTGGCGGTTGCCCGGCCACTTCTTGCCCCGGCGATTGAATCTGCCGCTGCCGCAACGACTTGGTTGCATCGCTTCATCGACGAGCTTCGGATCTGCCTGCACGGCTGCGGCGCGCCGGATCTGCATGGCTTGCGCGATGTCGGTGTGACGTTGGCGCCGTCGCCACAAGCCGGGTGA
- a CDS encoding glycosyltransferase — MAVILAYSSPSVGHLFPLNALLCELAQRCHQVHVYTMADEVRRIRQGGLHAEPVDPQIEAVVARDWLAHSALGVLKMSIDVLCRRAVLEVEDLRTAIDRVRPDAVIVDANCWGAMSVAEAAGIPWLVFSPFTPYLRSPGVPPFGPGLRPLPGIIGAARDASMRPFVRHLFDGPMLPRINAVRADLGLAAVKTVDELMRRAPLVLAVGGEPFEYPHPGWGDAVHLIGACAFEPTPTRAHDWAAAIDRPLVLVTTSSIKQADTVLAETALQALADDPVHVVATFPAGVPARLYPPSNATVCRFVPHGVVLDRACCAITHGGMGATLKALDRGVPVCVVPFARDQAEVARRVQVARCGTRLPAKKLTASRLRTAVYEAMTMRDGARRVAAGLHATGGVARGAHLIEHRLLGSTTRTAAAE; from the coding sequence ATGGCAGTAATCCTGGCATACAGCTCACCGTCAGTCGGCCATCTCTTTCCGCTCAACGCGCTGCTGTGCGAACTCGCGCAGCGGTGCCACCAAGTCCACGTGTACACGATGGCTGACGAGGTGCGCAGGATTCGGCAAGGCGGACTGCACGCCGAGCCCGTCGATCCGCAGATCGAAGCTGTCGTCGCCCGCGACTGGCTGGCGCACAGCGCTCTTGGCGTGTTGAAAATGTCGATCGACGTGCTTTGCCGGCGTGCGGTGTTGGAAGTCGAGGATCTGCGTACTGCGATCGATCGGGTGCGGCCCGACGCGGTGATCGTCGACGCGAACTGCTGGGGCGCCATGTCCGTCGCGGAGGCAGCCGGCATCCCCTGGTTGGTGTTTTCACCGTTCACCCCTTATCTGCGGTCTCCGGGCGTACCCCCCTTCGGCCCCGGACTGCGCCCACTGCCGGGAATCATCGGTGCTGCCCGCGACGCGTCGATGCGCCCGTTCGTCAGGCACCTGTTCGACGGACCGATGTTGCCGCGTATCAACGCTGTTCGCGCGGACTTAGGCTTGGCGGCCGTCAAAACGGTTGACGAATTGATGCGGCGCGCGCCACTGGTGTTGGCTGTCGGTGGGGAACCGTTCGAGTATCCGCACCCTGGCTGGGGAGACGCGGTGCACCTGATAGGTGCGTGCGCGTTCGAGCCCACGCCGACCAGGGCGCACGACTGGGCCGCCGCCATCGATCGACCCTTGGTACTGGTTACCACGTCGTCGATCAAGCAGGCCGATACGGTGCTGGCGGAAACCGCATTGCAAGCACTGGCCGATGACCCGGTCCACGTCGTCGCGACCTTCCCCGCGGGTGTGCCAGCGCGGCTGTATCCGCCGTCCAATGCGACCGTGTGCCGATTCGTCCCGCACGGCGTGGTGCTCGATCGCGCCTGCTGCGCCATCACTCACGGGGGGATGGGTGCCACGCTCAAGGCACTGGACCGCGGTGTGCCGGTTTGCGTTGTGCCGTTTGCGCGTGATCAGGCGGAGGTTGCGCGCCGGGTGCAAGTGGCTCGGTGCGGTACCCGGCTGCCGGCGAAGAAGCTCACCGCGTCTCGGCTACGCACAGCGGTTTACGAGGCGATGACGATGCGCGACGGCGCACGGCGGGTGGCAGCCGGTTTACACGCCACCGGAGGTGTCGCTCGCGGAGCCCACTTGATCGAGCACCGCCTACTCGGCTCGACCACGCGAACGGCGGCTGCCGAATAG
- a CDS encoding MarR family winged helix-turn-helix transcriptional regulator, giving the protein MTKRGTNNPPPGRAELEKLMSADMRAITAQSDRIGRHFARQHEVSGGDFHALLHIMVAETAGKPLTLAQLRERMNVTPAAITYLVDRMIEAGHIRREPDPADRRKSLLRYENSGMALAHEFFSPLGAHLRAELAELPNRDLIAAHRVFMAMITAMSTFEDELHAERRGSSTAQRAAPKANRGRKITR; this is encoded by the coding sequence GTGACCAAGCGCGGGACTAACAATCCACCGCCGGGCCGAGCTGAGCTGGAGAAGCTGATGTCGGCCGATATGCGGGCGATCACCGCGCAGTCCGATCGCATAGGCCGGCACTTCGCGCGTCAACACGAGGTAAGCGGCGGCGACTTCCATGCGTTACTGCACATCATGGTCGCCGAAACAGCGGGAAAACCCTTGACGTTGGCACAACTGCGTGAACGCATGAACGTGACCCCTGCGGCGATTACCTACCTCGTCGACCGCATGATCGAGGCGGGTCACATCCGACGCGAACCTGACCCCGCGGACCGGCGAAAGTCGCTGCTTCGCTACGAAAACAGCGGTATGGCGTTGGCGCACGAGTTTTTCAGCCCGCTCGGCGCCCATCTGCGCGCCGAGCTCGCCGAGTTGCCGAACAGGGATCTGATTGCCGCGCACCGTGTGTTCATGGCGATGATCACCGCGATGTCGACGTTTGAAGACGAACTGCATGCAGAGCGTCGCGGATCGTCAACCGCGCAGCGGGCCGCTCCAAAAGCCAACAGAGGTCGCAAGATCACGCGGTGA
- a CDS encoding SDR family oxidoreductase, translated as MRCVILGATGYLGTRLVPELLAAGHEVRVMARQPAKLERVPWRRRVEVIEGDVTDSAQVRRALDGQQVLYYLVHSLLRPDFVDFDAQAASTVASVAGPAGLSRIVYVGGLIPDQQRLSDHLASRAEVGRLLRESGVPTVELRAAAIIGAGSASFEMLRYLTERLPLMVTPRWLRTRVQPIAVRDVLYYLREAAELPPEVNRSFDIGGPDTFTYTQMIGKYAAIAGLQRRIALPVPVLTPWLSSQWVNLITPIPRMLAASLMESLENDVVCADHDIAEYIPDPPGGLTHYEEAVELALACVRDGELHTRWSRPDAAESPSRPLPTDPHWAGGSLHTHLCERRLDADPATLWHGVESIGTDHGWPAAPLAWALRGWFGRVAGMAGIRLARRHPHRLHSGEALDWWRVEHVDRPHLVRLRADVPLPGRLWLELSVGDDGKGGSIYRQRALFQPYGLGGEAFWAASAPFRDVIFGGIARDITAAGAQLKDRAEV; from the coding sequence ATGCGCTGCGTGATATTAGGGGCCACCGGCTACCTCGGCACCCGCCTGGTTCCCGAACTGCTGGCGGCCGGACACGAGGTGCGGGTCATGGCCCGCCAGCCGGCAAAGCTCGAACGCGTGCCGTGGCGCCGCCGCGTCGAAGTGATCGAAGGCGACGTCACCGACAGCGCTCAGGTACGACGAGCGCTCGATGGCCAACAGGTTCTCTACTATCTGGTGCACTCACTGCTGCGGCCCGACTTCGTCGACTTCGACGCGCAAGCCGCATCGACCGTCGCCAGCGTCGCCGGTCCAGCCGGACTGTCGCGCATCGTCTATGTGGGCGGCCTGATCCCCGACCAGCAGCGGCTGTCGGACCACCTGGCGTCGCGTGCCGAAGTCGGACGGCTGTTGCGGGAATCCGGAGTCCCCACCGTAGAGCTGCGGGCGGCAGCGATCATCGGCGCAGGGTCGGCGAGCTTCGAGATGTTGCGCTACCTCACCGAACGGCTGCCGCTGATGGTCACTCCGCGGTGGCTGCGCACCAGGGTTCAGCCGATCGCGGTCCGCGACGTCCTGTACTACCTGAGGGAGGCGGCCGAACTGCCGCCCGAAGTGAACCGGTCCTTCGACATCGGCGGTCCCGACACTTTCACCTACACCCAGATGATCGGCAAATACGCCGCGATCGCGGGGCTGCAGCGCCGCATCGCGCTTCCAGTACCGGTATTGACGCCGTGGTTGTCCTCGCAGTGGGTGAACCTGATAACTCCCATCCCGCGCATGCTGGCCGCGTCACTGATGGAGTCGCTGGAAAACGACGTCGTGTGCGCGGACCACGACATCGCCGAATACATTCCGGATCCGCCGGGCGGGCTGACCCACTACGAAGAGGCGGTAGAACTCGCATTGGCGTGCGTGCGCGACGGTGAGCTGCACACCCGCTGGTCTCGGCCCGACGCCGCCGAATCACCATCGCGGCCACTGCCGACCGATCCGCACTGGGCCGGCGGGTCGCTGCACACGCATCTGTGCGAACGCCGCCTCGACGCCGATCCGGCCACCCTCTGGCATGGCGTCGAATCGATCGGCACCGACCACGGTTGGCCGGCGGCGCCGTTGGCGTGGGCACTGCGAGGGTGGTTTGGCCGAGTCGCCGGCATGGCCGGGATCAGGTTGGCACGTCGCCATCCGCACCGACTGCATTCCGGTGAGGCGCTGGATTGGTGGCGCGTCGAACACGTCGACCGGCCACATCTGGTGCGGCTGCGCGCAGACGTCCCGCTGCCAGGTCGGCTATGGCTTGAGCTGTCGGTGGGCGACGACGGCAAGGGCGGAAGCATTTACCGACAGCGCGCGCTCTTCCAGCCCTACGGCCTTGGCGGCGAAGCGTTCTGGGCGGCGTCAGCACCGTTTCGTGACGTGATCTTCGGCGGTATCGCCCGCGACATCACGGCGGCCGGCGCACAGCTGAAAGACCGCGCAGAGGTGTAA
- a CDS encoding cryptochrome/photolyase family protein — MAVTMALFTRDLRVYDNPVLSAAHRAGERIAPVFVLDEAILSSSYMTSNKAHFLAAALAELDGELRRRGGRLIVRRGSVVSEVERLVVEHSITEVHVASDVSSYAARREHRLRERLARHRCSLEVHSSSVTLSEPGELTPAGGDHFSVFTPYYRKWLHAVTRRVLPAPSRLKVVDTQSEPLPSGGQLCTHPASPKLTVGGETTARRLVKTWLGAPVDEYHRYHDDLGADATSRLSAYLHFGCISPVELVYRSRSSTEGCAAFIRQIAWRDFYAQMLAARPDTARKDYRGNNDGWQHNPALFDAWCRGQTGYPIVDAGMRQLAAEGWMHNRARLITASFLTKTLRLDWRLGAQHFMSLLVDGDVANNQLNWQWVAGTGTDTRPYRVLNPVRQAERFDANGDYVRRWVPELAHITTAKVHRPWELEPNAAPDYPSRIVDHRAAVAASRGASGGL, encoded by the coding sequence ATGGCCGTCACAATGGCATTGTTCACCAGAGACCTGCGCGTCTATGACAATCCGGTTCTCAGTGCCGCCCACCGGGCGGGTGAGCGGATAGCCCCGGTGTTTGTGCTCGACGAAGCAATACTGTCCAGCAGCTATATGACATCCAACAAGGCCCACTTTTTGGCCGCTGCCCTCGCCGAACTCGACGGCGAGCTACGCCGCCGTGGCGGACGTCTGATCGTGCGTCGCGGATCGGTGGTGAGCGAAGTCGAGCGCCTTGTGGTGGAACACTCGATCACCGAAGTGCATGTGGCGTCCGACGTCAGCTCGTATGCTGCGCGCCGTGAACACCGGTTGCGGGAGCGGCTCGCCCGGCACAGATGCAGCCTCGAAGTGCACTCGTCGAGCGTCACCTTGTCCGAGCCGGGTGAGCTGACGCCGGCCGGGGGAGATCACTTCTCGGTTTTCACGCCGTACTACCGCAAATGGCTACATGCCGTTACGCGCCGTGTGCTGCCTGCGCCGTCGAGGCTGAAAGTCGTTGACACGCAAAGCGAGCCGCTTCCGTCCGGAGGGCAACTGTGTACCCACCCGGCATCGCCCAAATTGACTGTTGGCGGGGAAACCACTGCCAGGCGGCTGGTGAAGACATGGCTCGGGGCCCCGGTCGACGAGTATCACAGATACCACGACGACCTGGGCGCCGACGCCACGTCGCGGCTGTCGGCATATCTGCACTTCGGGTGCATCTCGCCGGTCGAGCTTGTCTATCGCAGCCGGTCTTCGACCGAGGGATGCGCGGCGTTCATCCGCCAAATCGCTTGGCGGGACTTTTATGCCCAGATGCTGGCCGCTCGGCCGGACACCGCTCGCAAAGACTACCGCGGCAATAACGACGGCTGGCAGCACAACCCCGCCCTGTTCGACGCGTGGTGTCGGGGCCAGACCGGGTATCCCATCGTTGACGCCGGGATGCGCCAACTAGCTGCGGAAGGATGGATGCACAACCGGGCTCGCCTGATCACTGCAAGCTTTCTGACCAAAACGCTGCGGTTGGATTGGCGCCTTGGCGCGCAACATTTCATGAGCCTGCTTGTCGACGGGGACGTGGCCAACAACCAACTGAACTGGCAGTGGGTGGCCGGCACCGGCACCGATACCCGTCCCTACCGCGTGCTCAACCCAGTGCGGCAAGCCGAACGCTTCGACGCCAACGGCGACTATGTGCGACGTTGGGTTCCCGAACTCGCCCACATCACCACGGCGAAAGTGCACAGGCCGTGGGAACTCGAGCCGAACGCGGCGCCGGACTATCCGTCCCGCATTGTCGATCACCGCGCGGCTGTTGCTGCCTCACGCGGCGCCAGCGGCGGGCTTTAG
- a CDS encoding DUF2784 domain-containing protein, which translates to MARPPMNKLYCVVVGATVGVHFAYLIYLPSGGFLALRWPRGILLHIPAVLWGAGVVVLGFPCPLTQVEQSARTRAGMNPLPASGFVDRYIAGVCYPANRTGIAQLLAFVAAGVSWIVFGWSHLRRKC; encoded by the coding sequence GTGGCGCGACCACCGATGAACAAGCTGTATTGCGTCGTGGTCGGCGCCACCGTCGGCGTCCACTTCGCCTACTTGATCTATCTGCCGAGCGGCGGGTTCTTGGCGCTGCGTTGGCCGCGCGGCATCCTGCTGCATATACCGGCCGTCCTCTGGGGTGCCGGCGTTGTCGTCTTGGGCTTCCCGTGTCCGCTCACCCAGGTCGAGCAGTCGGCGCGCACGCGAGCCGGCATGAATCCCTTACCCGCGTCCGGTTTCGTCGACCGCTACATCGCCGGTGTGTGCTATCCCGCGAACCGCACCGGAATTGCGCAGTTGCTCGCCTTCGTGGCGGCCGGCGTCTCGTGGATCGTATTCGGCTGGAGCCACTTACGCCGAAAGTGCTAA
- a CDS encoding DUF5914 domain-containing protein: protein MNIGGHMRRRWPKDWPVQHLPKSEWAAQRPTYGDAQPAIIDAALNRSQSRPTGNWYAFAASREVRHGRPFGTRVAGVELVAWRGDDDGLHVGPGACPHLGADLATATVREGALVCRWHGLTLDPHAERCGWKTLPSYDDGVLSWVRLDDAGGEAPLEQPVLPARPSGDVLHAVTRVVGVCEPQDVIANRLDPWHGSWYHPYSFTQLKVLTTPTEEADQFLVAVTFRIGRLGVPAVAEFTSPEARTIVMRIVDGEGTGSVVETHATPIGSDATGRSRTAVIEAVIARSDRQGFRQARRAGPLIAWLMRRAAARLWHDDLAYAERRYRLRTGAT, encoded by the coding sequence GACATACGGCGACGCCCAACCGGCGATCATCGACGCCGCGCTGAACCGATCCCAGAGTCGGCCGACCGGCAACTGGTATGCGTTCGCAGCAAGTCGAGAAGTGCGCCACGGCCGTCCGTTCGGAACTCGCGTCGCCGGCGTCGAACTGGTCGCCTGGCGAGGAGACGATGACGGGCTGCATGTCGGCCCGGGGGCCTGTCCGCACTTGGGCGCCGATCTGGCCACCGCGACAGTGCGCGAGGGCGCGTTGGTCTGCCGCTGGCACGGGCTGACGCTGGACCCCCACGCAGAACGATGCGGCTGGAAGACCTTACCGAGTTACGACGACGGTGTGCTGTCGTGGGTGCGTCTCGACGACGCGGGCGGCGAGGCGCCGCTGGAGCAGCCGGTGCTTCCCGCTAGGCCCAGCGGCGACGTCCTGCACGCCGTCACACGGGTGGTCGGTGTCTGCGAGCCGCAAGACGTCATCGCCAACCGGCTCGATCCATGGCATGGCTCCTGGTACCACCCGTATTCGTTCACCCAGCTGAAGGTGCTGACCACTCCGACCGAGGAGGCCGACCAGTTCCTGGTCGCAGTGACGTTCCGCATCGGCCGCCTGGGCGTACCGGCCGTCGCCGAATTCACCAGCCCAGAGGCACGCACCATCGTCATGCGCATCGTGGACGGCGAAGGAACAGGCAGTGTCGTCGAAACCCACGCCACCCCAATCGGTTCCGACGCCACCGGCCGTTCCCGCACCGCAGTGATCGAAGCGGTGATCGCACGCTCCGACCGTCAGGGCTTTCGGCAGGCACGCCGGGCCGGCCCGCTGATCGCGTGGCTGATGCGCCGTGCCGCCGCCCGGCTCTGGCACGACGACTTGGCTTATGCCGAGCGGCGTTACCGGCTGCGTACCGGTGCAACCTAG